The Oscarella lobularis chromosome 12, ooOscLobu1.1, whole genome shotgun sequence genome window below encodes:
- the LOC136194013 gene encoding glycogenin-1-like, with translation MLAARQYWRVMTLEERYTQAECRRRARNATKPNDARAWITALGNDAVALPAIVSGHTIRMFSCERRMIALVSRAVSETTRAALVAVGYEIVVVESLDCNWMDVQEGRSKRNLGFPGTYMRLYIWSYEWLKKAVYFDPDMMFLSRVDELFDINSDFAAVHSNPPGVVGICFNAGLLVIKPNMTSFRNIMSYWRAKTTSQNCPNDQVLLCNYFRRWTPIPYVYNSRRRVYHPLKVFHFAGDRFYDKPWRVCPRPSRKTAFEFDRPLTEVRDLYMVWWRYAYEAIDAYKLESWWSQHPLQKTCHRSY, from the coding sequence ATGCTCGCGGCGCGCCAATATTGGCGCGTCATGACGCTCGAAGAGCGCTACACGCAAGCGGagtgtcgccgccgcgctcgaaacgcgacgaagccgaaCGACGCTCGCGCGTGGATCACGGCGCTCggcaacgacgccgtcgcactCCCGGCGATCGTTTCCGGTCACACGATTCGAATGTTCTCGTGCGAACGTCGAATGATCGCGCTCGTTTCGCGCGCGGtgagcgaaacgacgcgcgcggcgctcgtcgccgtcggatACGagatcgttgtcgtcgaatcgctcgaTTGCAATTGGATGGACGTCCAGGAGGgtcgttcgaagcgaaatcTCGGGTTTCCGGGAACTTACATGCGACTCTATATATGGTCATACGAGTGGCTTAAAAAAGCCGTCTATTTTGACCCGGATATGATGTTCCTGTCACGTGTCGACGAATtgtttgatatcaattcgGATTTTGCCGCCGTTCACAGTAATCCTCCGGGAGTCGTTGGCATATGTTTCAATGCCGGTTTACTCGTCATCAAACCcaacatgacgtcattccgaAACATAATGTCGTATTGGCGTGctaaaacgacgtcgcaaaaTTGCCCGAACGATCAGGTTCTTCTCTGTAATTATTTCCGACGTTGGACTCCGATTCCCTACGTTTATaactcgcgtcgacgcgtctATCATCCGCTCAAGGTGTTTCACTTCGCCGGAGATCGTTTCTATGACAAACCGTGGAGGGTGTGTCCGAGACCGAGCCGGAAAACGGCGTTCGAGTTTGACAGGCCTCTCACCGAAGTGAGAGATTTGTACATGGTCTGGTGGAGATACGCTTACGAAGCGATTGACGCATATAAGTTAGAGAGCTGGTGGAGTCAGCATCCACTGCAAAAGACATGCCATCGTAGTTACTGA